The Geobacillus stearothermophilus ATCC 12980 genome contains a region encoding:
- a CDS encoding inorganic phosphate transporter, protein MLLAIAFIVSFFFAMNIGASGAAASMGVAYGSGAIPKKSMALLLCGIGVFLGSLGGGEVVKTIGSGIIPSSILTVKIVVIILTAAAISLFAANIMGIPLSTSEITVGSVVGVGIAYQALYFHKLLFIVSVWIVIPIVAFSFTLAVGKWFLTLKRKYPQLEQGRWQKTFMALLVVTGFLEAFSAGMNNVANAVGPLVGAGLMAVGPATIFGGLFVAAGALLLGHRVLETNGKKITNFSPFEGIAISGTGAVLVIISSLFGLPVPLTQITTSAIIGIGTAKSGMSIWQKRIVVQLLKVWFVSPIFSLVISYSLVKLLLDSDVYTVIAIFSVCLATLGVISLKKTVAEEERSLHEHGGGI, encoded by the coding sequence ATGCTCCTTGCCATTGCCTTTATTGTGTCCTTTTTCTTCGCCATGAACATCGGGGCGAGCGGCGCGGCCGCCTCGATGGGCGTCGCGTACGGGTCGGGCGCCATTCCGAAAAAGTCGATGGCCCTCCTTCTTTGCGGCATCGGCGTGTTTCTCGGCAGCCTTGGCGGCGGAGAAGTAGTGAAAACGATCGGGTCGGGCATTATTCCGTCTTCGATCCTCACCGTCAAAATCGTCGTCATCATTTTAACGGCGGCGGCCATTTCACTTTTTGCGGCGAACATCATGGGCATTCCGCTCTCGACGAGCGAGATCACCGTTGGATCAGTCGTCGGCGTTGGCATCGCCTATCAGGCGTTGTACTTTCATAAGCTGCTGTTTATCGTGTCGGTATGGATCGTGATCCCGATCGTCGCCTTTTCGTTTACGCTGGCTGTCGGCAAATGGTTTTTGACGCTCAAGCGAAAATATCCGCAGCTTGAACAAGGGCGCTGGCAAAAAACATTCATGGCCTTGCTCGTTGTCACGGGCTTTCTCGAGGCGTTTTCCGCCGGCATGAACAATGTGGCCAATGCCGTCGGGCCGCTCGTCGGCGCCGGGCTGATGGCGGTCGGGCCGGCAACTATCTTCGGCGGCTTGTTTGTCGCTGCCGGCGCCCTGTTGCTTGGGCATCGCGTGTTAGAAACAAACGGAAAGAAAATTACAAACTTCTCCCCGTTTGAAGGAATCGCCATTTCCGGCACGGGAGCCGTGCTCGTCATCATTTCGTCGCTGTTTGGTTTGCCTGTTCCGCTTACGCAGATTACGACATCGGCGATCATCGGCATCGGCACGGCGAAAAGCGGGATGTCGATTTGGCAAAAGCGGATTGTCGTGCAACTGTTGAAAGTGTGGTTTGTTTCGCCAATATTTTCCCTTGTCATTTCGTACAGCCTTGTGAAACTGTTGCTTGACAGCGATGTTTACACGGTGATTGCCATCTTCAGCGTCTGCCTGGCGACGCTTGGCGTCATCAGCTTAAAAAAAACAGTCGCCGAAGAAGAGCGTTCGCTTCATGAACATGGCGGCGGCATTTAA
- a CDS encoding phosphoadenylyl-sulfate reductase, whose protein sequence is MLTYDQWETAEKPSFPSDDETKGALAVLAWAYREYGDDIVYACSFGIEGIVLIDLIFQVKPDAEIVFLDTGMHFQETYDTIANVQEKYPSLRIVMKQPHLTLEEQAAQFGDELWKRDPNKCCELRKVIPLREVLTGVTAWISGLRREQSPTRRHVEYINKDDKFRSIKVCPLIHWTWKDVWNYVYKQGLPYNVLHDRGYPSIGCAPCTAPASDPNDLRSGRWAGQGKTECGLHLT, encoded by the coding sequence ATGCTCACATATGACCAATGGGAAACGGCCGAAAAACCGTCTTTTCCGTCCGATGATGAAACGAAAGGGGCGTTGGCTGTCCTTGCTTGGGCGTACCGCGAATACGGCGATGACATTGTCTATGCGTGCAGTTTTGGCATTGAAGGGATTGTGCTCATTGATTTGATTTTCCAAGTCAAGCCGGATGCGGAAATCGTCTTTTTGGATACAGGGATGCATTTCCAAGAGACGTACGACACGATCGCGAACGTACAGGAAAAATACCCGTCGCTCCGCATCGTGATGAAACAGCCGCACTTGACGCTGGAGGAGCAGGCTGCACAGTTCGGCGATGAACTATGGAAACGCGATCCGAACAAATGCTGTGAGTTGCGCAAAGTCATTCCGCTGCGGGAAGTCTTGACCGGCGTCACCGCCTGGATTTCCGGCTTGCGCCGCGAACAGTCGCCGACGCGGCGCCATGTCGAGTACATCAATAAAGACGACAAATTCCGCTCCATTAAAGTGTGCCCGCTCATTCATTGGACGTGGAAAGACGTTTGGAATTACGTATATAAACAAGGTCTTCCGTACAACGTGCTCCATGACCGGGGCTACCCGAGCATCGGCTGCGCCCCTTGCACAGCGCCGGCATCGGATCCGAACGATTTGCGCTCCGGGCGCTGGGCCGGCCAGGGGAAAACGGAGTGCGGGCTCCATCTCACATAA
- a CDS encoding DUF1128 domain-containing protein — MDLSKPSAENVEYIVEQLKKKLKVLNFDAIKPAHFSEAWYDELKDIYDMVMKRETFSSSEIQAIVEELGSLRKR, encoded by the coding sequence ATGGATTTATCGAAACCGTCCGCAGAAAACGTCGAATATATCGTTGAACAACTGAAGAAAAAATTAAAAGTGCTCAATTTTGATGCGATTAAGCCGGCCCATTTTTCCGAGGCATGGTATGACGAACTGAAAGACATTTACGACATGGTCATGAAGCGTGAAACGTTCAGTTCAAGCGAAATACAGGCCATTGTTGAGGAGCTCGGAAGCCTGCGCAAGCGGTAA
- a CDS encoding low molecular weight protein-tyrosine-phosphatase — MVKVLFVCLGNICRSPMAEAVFRHLVNERGLDGQIVVDSAGTGSWHVGEPPHEGTRRILSENDIDYSGIRARQVGRRDLEEFDYIIAMDAANLSDLRRLAGPNSPAVIARLLDFVPDREKDDVPDPYYTGNFAEVYRLIRSGCEHLLDAIVRDHRLAPRERK; from the coding sequence ATGGTCAAAGTGTTGTTTGTTTGCCTCGGCAACATTTGCCGTTCGCCGATGGCGGAAGCGGTATTCCGTCATTTGGTGAACGAACGGGGGCTTGACGGACAGATTGTCGTTGATTCAGCGGGAACGGGCAGCTGGCATGTCGGGGAGCCGCCGCATGAGGGGACAAGGCGGATTTTGAGTGAAAACGACATTGACTATTCCGGCATCCGCGCCCGGCAAGTCGGGCGCCGCGACTTGGAGGAATTTGATTACATCATCGCCATGGACGCCGCCAATTTGAGCGATTTGCGCCGGCTCGCCGGGCCGAATTCGCCGGCGGTGATCGCCCGGCTGCTTGATTTTGTCCCGGATCGGGAAAAAGACGATGTGCCGGATCCGTATTATACCGGGAATTTTGCCGAAGTGTACCGCTTGATTCGCTCCGGCTGCGAGCATTTGCTTGACGCGATCGTCCGCGATCATCGGCTGGCCCCTAGGGAAAGAAAATGA
- a CDS encoding YihY/virulence factor BrkB family protein, with product MTFIRELARRFTEDEVPRLSAELAYYFLLSLFPFLLFLMTLLAYLPIPHEDVLMLVRQYAPKEALHLIETNVHRLMDEQNGKLLSLSIIGAIWSASNGMSAIMRALNRAYDVQEDRPFWVVRGLSIVLTIGMIAVIIVMLVLPVFGRMIGLFLFSTLGLSQPFLTIWNTFRWVTSVIILFVVFTALYYFAPNKQLRCVNVVRGALFATAGWIAISWAFAYYVNHFADYTAMYGSLGGMIVLMIWFYLSGMILVLGGEMNAIFDCEREGRKRLR from the coding sequence ATGACGTTCATCCGCGAGTTGGCCCGGCGCTTTACGGAGGATGAAGTTCCGCGGCTGTCGGCGGAATTGGCGTATTACTTTCTGTTGTCGTTGTTCCCGTTTTTATTGTTTTTAATGACGCTGCTGGCTTACTTGCCGATCCCGCACGAAGATGTGCTTATGCTTGTGCGGCAGTATGCGCCGAAAGAAGCGCTTCATCTGATCGAGACGAATGTCCACCGTCTGATGGATGAGCAAAACGGAAAGCTGCTGTCGTTAAGCATTATCGGCGCCATTTGGTCGGCATCGAACGGCATGAGCGCCATTATGCGGGCGTTAAACCGCGCATATGACGTACAAGAGGACCGTCCGTTTTGGGTTGTGCGGGGCCTGTCGATTGTGCTGACGATCGGGATGATCGCGGTCATTATCGTTATGCTTGTATTGCCGGTATTCGGGCGGATGATCGGTTTGTTTTTGTTTTCCACCCTCGGGTTGTCGCAGCCGTTTTTGACGATATGGAACACATTTCGCTGGGTGACGAGCGTGATCATCTTGTTTGTTGTTTTTACCGCCCTTTATTATTTTGCCCCGAACAAACAGCTGCGTTGTGTCAATGTCGTGCGCGGCGCTTTGTTCGCCACCGCCGGCTGGATTGCGATATCATGGGCGTTTGCCTATTATGTCAACCATTTTGCTGACTATACAGCCATGTACGGAAGTCTCGGCGGGATGATTGTGCTGATGATTTGGTTTTATTTATCGGGCATGATTCTCGTGTTAGGAGGGGAAATGAACGCCATTTTCGATTGTGAACGTGAAGGAAGAAAGCGGCTCCGTTGA
- a CDS encoding BH0509 family protein has protein sequence MSRAERKNMIEFIEKVRGLSREELACITDAEIEYIYERYYYHHEEIVE, from the coding sequence ATGAGCAGAGCAGAACGGAAAAACATGATCGAGTTTATCGAAAAAGTGCGGGGGTTGTCGCGGGAAGAGCTCGCCTGCATAACTGACGCCGAGATCGAGTACATTTACGAGCGGTATTACTACCATCATGAAGAAATTGTGGAGTAA
- a CDS encoding MFS transporter gives MRFAILTAVVAISGLSQGMLLPLLAMLLDEQGVPSSVNGVHAAALYIGVLAISPFLERPLVKYGYRPIILLGGSIVICSLTLFPLFSSFFIWLALRFLIGVGDHMLHFATQTWITDFSLPAKRGRRLSLYGLAFGLGFTAGPLLASLASINEAWPFYLAALLSFSGWVAVFWLPKEKPKPFERSSSAAGRWVGAWKHAWPALLLPLAYGFLEASLHSVFPLYALRKQMSAEQIAFILPFFSLGGIVFQLPLGALSDRFGRRAVIRFALLAGASCFLAVLTVGASTVGLAACLFAAGMFTGSLFSLGIAYMTDLLPKALLPTGNLLCGMLYSLGSMVGPPLAGSAVDAATNAFFLTVTAVLLIPAVCLAGRKEQEKAA, from the coding sequence ATGCGTTTTGCCATTTTAACTGCGGTCGTGGCCATCTCTGGCTTATCCCAAGGAATGTTGCTTCCGCTGTTAGCCATGTTGCTTGATGAACAAGGCGTCCCTTCGTCCGTCAACGGGGTGCATGCTGCTGCTCTATATATCGGCGTGCTGGCCATTTCACCGTTTCTGGAGCGTCCGTTGGTGAAGTATGGGTATCGACCCATCATTCTCCTTGGTGGTTCTATTGTAATATGTTCGCTTACTCTTTTTCCACTTTTTTCTTCATTTTTTATTTGGCTGGCTCTCCGTTTTTTGATCGGCGTCGGCGACCATATGCTTCATTTCGCGACGCAGACATGGATCACCGACTTTTCGCTGCCGGCTAAGCGCGGGCGGCGTCTGTCACTGTATGGTTTGGCATTCGGCCTTGGTTTTACAGCCGGCCCGCTTCTCGCTTCGCTCGCCTCGATCAATGAGGCGTGGCCGTTTTATTTGGCCGCTCTCCTCAGTTTCAGCGGATGGGTGGCCGTCTTTTGGCTGCCAAAAGAAAAACCGAAGCCGTTTGAACGCTCTTCCTCAGCCGCCGGCCGGTGGGTCGGTGCATGGAAACATGCATGGCCAGCGCTCTTGCTGCCGCTTGCCTACGGCTTTTTGGAAGCGTCCCTTCATTCCGTGTTCCCGCTGTATGCCTTGCGCAAGCAGATGAGCGCCGAACAGATCGCCTTCATTTTGCCGTTTTTCTCGTTAGGCGGCATCGTCTTTCAGCTCCCGCTCGGGGCGCTCAGCGACCGGTTCGGGCGGCGGGCGGTAATTCGTTTTGCCTTGCTGGCCGGCGCCAGCTGTTTTTTGGCCGTGCTCACGGTCGGTGCGTCCACTGTCGGGCTCGCTGCCTGTCTGTTTGCCGCCGGCATGTTTACTGGCTCCCTTTTTTCCCTTGGCATTGCCTATATGACCGACTTGTTGCCGAAAGCGCTCCTCCCGACCGGCAACTTGTTGTGCGGAATGCTGTACAGCCTCGGCAGCATGGTGGGCCCGCCCCTTGCCGGAAGCGCCGTCGATGCGGCAACGAACGCCTTTTTTCTGACGGTCACCGCTGTTCTTCTCATCCCCGCCGTCTGCCTTGCCGGACGGAAGGAACAGGAAAAAGCGGCTTGA
- the cax gene encoding calcium/proton exchanger: MNRLFAWMAWIGVPVSVIGGFLHWPTVLMFGLYCLTIIALASYMGRATESLAIVAGPRIGGLLNATFGNAVELIISIFALQAGLVDVVLASLTGSVLGNLLLVAGLSFFVGGLKYKRQEFNIYDARHNAGLLTFAIFVAFVIPEVFTMQMDGGERLALSVGISIIMILLYIAALYFRLVTHRGVYQHKSDEAEEHEEPEWGKGKATAILALATLAVAYLSERLVHTFETVAESFGWSELFIGIIIVAIVGNAAEHASAVMMAYKNKMNVAVEIAVGSTLQIAMFVAPVLVLVSLLFPEKMPLVFSLPELVAMAASVLLMIVLSNDGDTNWFEGATLLAAYIIMGIGFYLL, translated from the coding sequence ATGAACAGGTTGTTTGCCTGGATGGCATGGATCGGCGTGCCGGTGTCAGTAATCGGCGGCTTTCTTCACTGGCCGACCGTCTTGATGTTTGGGCTGTATTGTTTGACGATCATTGCGCTCGCCAGCTATATGGGGCGGGCGACAGAGAGTTTGGCCATCGTCGCCGGACCGCGCATCGGCGGGCTGTTAAACGCCACCTTTGGCAATGCGGTCGAGTTGATCATCTCGATTTTTGCCTTGCAAGCCGGACTCGTGGATGTCGTGCTCGCCTCCTTGACCGGCTCGGTGCTGGGAAATTTGCTGTTGGTTGCCGGGTTATCGTTTTTTGTCGGCGGTTTGAAATATAAACGGCAAGAATTCAATATTTATGACGCCCGCCATAACGCCGGGCTGCTGACGTTTGCCATTTTCGTCGCGTTTGTCATTCCGGAAGTGTTTACAATGCAAATGGACGGCGGCGAACGGCTTGCGTTGAGCGTCGGCATTTCGATTATTATGATTTTGCTTTACATCGCTGCCCTTTACTTCCGGCTTGTCACCCACCGCGGCGTATACCAGCATAAATCGGACGAAGCGGAAGAACATGAGGAGCCGGAATGGGGAAAAGGAAAAGCGACCGCCATTTTGGCACTGGCTACGCTCGCGGTTGCCTACTTGTCAGAGCGGCTCGTCCATACGTTCGAAACCGTGGCGGAGTCGTTTGGCTGGAGCGAGCTGTTTATCGGGATCATCATCGTCGCCATCGTCGGCAATGCGGCGGAGCATGCTTCGGCTGTCATGATGGCATACAAAAATAAAATGAACGTCGCCGTCGAGATCGCCGTCGGCTCGACCTTGCAAATCGCCATGTTCGTCGCGCCGGTGCTTGTGCTCGTTTCGCTTTTGTTTCCGGAAAAAATGCCGCTTGTCTTTTCACTTCCCGAACTCGTCGCGATGGCCGCTTCGGTGCTCTTGATGATCGTATTGTCCAACGATGGCGATACGAACTGGTTTGAAGGGGCGACGCTGCTGGCGGCCTATATCATTATGGGCATTGGTTTTTATTTGCTTTGA
- a CDS encoding YfkD famly protein translates to MKKWAVSLFASALLLYAAAFPTLAASGKPAPGAVIDISKENTYPNPTQDLPHLEPSSFTKQLLKSANVNIENPELVHLFNESSATNAPWAIGYRATIYLGQWPLNYQSLETSTNWEYQKVNTNFLDNRGGDTAQKLYYKQEMQKYVRGGLTVKVPNEDAVKRMMLNKAMEKTNLPLAFSTVVGLGTKKDQPYNVPAKKMGYLYAYAPAVNEKGKVTYGEVYIVLKGNKKKIVVKNVTTRGVGAWIPVQDRLYMSYVVSEQPR, encoded by the coding sequence ATGAAAAAATGGGCGGTTTCGCTGTTTGCGAGCGCACTGCTTCTGTATGCGGCAGCGTTCCCGACATTGGCGGCTTCCGGAAAGCCGGCGCCCGGTGCGGTGATCGATATCTCGAAAGAGAACACATACCCGAATCCAACGCAAGACTTGCCGCATCTAGAGCCAAGCTCGTTTACGAAACAGCTGCTGAAATCAGCCAATGTGAACATTGAGAATCCTGAATTGGTTCATCTCTTTAATGAATCTTCGGCAACGAACGCGCCGTGGGCCATCGGCTACCGGGCGACGATTTATTTAGGCCAATGGCCACTCAACTACCAATCGCTCGAAACATCAACAAATTGGGAGTATCAAAAGGTCAATACGAATTTTCTCGACAACCGCGGCGGCGACACAGCACAAAAACTGTATTACAAACAGGAAATGCAAAAATACGTCCGTGGCGGCTTGACGGTGAAAGTGCCGAATGAAGACGCCGTCAAACGGATGATGTTGAACAAGGCCATGGAAAAAACAAATTTACCGCTCGCTTTCAGCACCGTTGTCGGTCTTGGCACGAAAAAGGATCAGCCGTACAACGTGCCGGCGAAAAAAATGGGCTATTTGTATGCGTATGCTCCGGCTGTGAATGAAAAAGGGAAAGTGACGTACGGGGAAGTGTATATCGTCTTAAAAGGAAACAAAAAGAAAATCGTCGTCAAAAACGTGACGACAAGAGGGGTCGGGGCATGGATTCCGGTGCAAGACCGGCTGTATATGTCCTATGTCGTCAGCGAGCAGCCGCGATAA
- the yfkAB gene encoding radical SAM/CxCxxxxC motif protein YfkAB has translation MRSFAMPAITPAYDPWEAYVDLEEYGKLELTNVEFTTTTLCNMRCEHCAVGYTLTAKDPEALPLELLLRRLEEIPHLRSLSITGGEPMLSLKSVEQYVVPLLRYAHERGVRTQLNSNLTLDLSRYEKVIPYLDVLHISHNWGTIDDFIDGGFAMMERKPTRAQREKYFQRMLDNAKALANAGVMVSAETMLNKRTVRHLETIHRQVVEEMGCRRHEIHPMYPSDFASALETLSLDELRAAIHHLLDIRDENVWMLFGTLPFYPCSDNEDDLRLLKRLYESKNVTVRNDPDGRSRLNVNIFTGDVIVTDFGDEPPLGNIVRDSLPDVYNRWRRSKLANELLCRCPAARCLGPNLLVKQTYYRGVDFTKRAARIAR, from the coding sequence ATGCGTTCATTCGCCATGCCGGCCATTACGCCGGCGTACGATCCGTGGGAGGCGTACGTTGATCTAGAAGAGTATGGAAAGTTGGAACTGACGAACGTCGAGTTTACGACAACGACGCTTTGCAATATGCGCTGTGAACATTGCGCCGTCGGCTATACGTTGACAGCGAAAGATCCCGAGGCGCTGCCGCTTGAGTTGTTGCTCCGCCGGCTTGAAGAAATTCCGCATTTACGCTCATTAAGCATCACCGGCGGCGAGCCGATGCTGTCATTAAAATCGGTTGAACAATACGTCGTTCCGCTTCTCCGCTATGCACATGAGCGCGGGGTGCGAACGCAGCTGAATTCGAATTTGACGCTTGACTTGTCCCGCTACGAAAAAGTGATTCCGTATTTGGATGTGCTCCATATCTCCCACAACTGGGGGACAATCGACGATTTCATCGACGGTGGATTCGCTATGATGGAGCGAAAACCGACGCGCGCCCAACGCGAGAAATACTTCCAGCGCATGCTTGACAATGCAAAAGCGCTGGCCAATGCCGGCGTGATGGTATCGGCGGAAACGATGTTAAACAAACGGACCGTCCGCCATTTGGAAACGATCCATCGCCAAGTCGTTGAGGAAATGGGCTGCCGGCGCCATGAAATTCACCCGATGTACCCAAGCGATTTTGCCAGCGCCTTAGAGACGCTAAGTCTCGATGAGCTGCGCGCGGCGATCCACCATTTGCTTGACATTCGCGATGAAAACGTCTGGATGTTGTTTGGCACGCTGCCATTTTACCCGTGCAGCGACAATGAAGACGATCTTCGCCTATTAAAGCGGCTGTATGAAAGCAAAAACGTCACCGTCCGCAACGACCCTGACGGCCGTTCGCGGCTTAATGTCAACATTTTCACCGGCGATGTCATCGTCACCGATTTCGGCGATGAACCGCCGCTTGGCAACATCGTCCGCGATTCATTGCCGGATGTGTATAACCGATGGCGGCGCTCGAAACTCGCCAATGAACTTCTTTGCCGCTGCCCGGCCGCGCGCTGCTTAGGACCCAATTTGCTCGTCAAGCAGACGTATTACCGCGGCGTCGATTTTACAAAACGGGCGGCGCGCATCGCCCGATAA
- a CDS encoding fumarate hydratase has product MEKFQQSMYDLIVETSTKLPKDVRRAIARAKARENAGTRAAMALDTIVGNIQMADENVSPICQDTGLPTFKIKVPVGVNQIEMKKAIRAAIVEATKNGKLRPNSVDSLTGKNSGDNLGEGVPVIKFEQWENDYIDVRLILKGGGCENKNIQYSLPCELEGLGRAGRDLDGIRKCILHAVYQAQGQGCSAGFIGVGIGGDRSSGYELAKEQLFRPVDDVNPIEELRQLEEYIMENANKLGIGTMGFGGESTLLGCKIGVMHRIPASFFVSVAYNCWAFRRMGVKIDPATGEIIEWLYQDGEDVDFAKELEKAESAAALEQGEARVIDLVPPLSEEQVRKLRVGDVVRISGVIYTGRDAIHKYLMDHDAPVDLNGQIIYHCGPVMLKDEDGRWHAKAAGPTTSIREEPYQGDIMKKFGVRAVIGKGGMGAKTLQALKEHGGVYLNAIGGAAQYYADCIKSVEGVDLMEFGIPEAMWHLRVENFTAVVTMDSHGNSLHEDVEKSSLEKLAQFKEPVFK; this is encoded by the coding sequence ATGGAAAAGTTCCAGCAAAGCATGTACGACTTGATCGTCGAGACGTCGACGAAGCTGCCGAAGGACGTCCGTCGAGCGATCGCTCGGGCGAAAGCGCGCGAAAACGCCGGCACGCGGGCGGCGATGGCATTGGATACAATCGTTGGCAACATTCAAATGGCGGACGAAAACGTATCGCCGATTTGCCAAGATACGGGCTTGCCGACGTTTAAAATCAAAGTGCCGGTCGGCGTCAACCAAATCGAAATGAAAAAAGCGATCCGGGCTGCCATTGTCGAAGCGACGAAAAATGGCAAACTGCGCCCGAACTCGGTCGATTCGCTCACCGGCAAAAACAGCGGCGATAACTTAGGGGAAGGCGTGCCGGTCATTAAATTTGAACAGTGGGAAAACGATTACATTGACGTTCGCCTTATTTTAAAAGGCGGCGGCTGTGAAAACAAAAACATCCAATACAGCCTGCCGTGTGAACTCGAAGGGCTCGGCCGCGCCGGCCGCGATTTGGACGGCATCCGCAAATGCATTTTGCATGCGGTGTATCAGGCGCAAGGGCAAGGGTGCAGCGCCGGCTTCATCGGCGTCGGCATCGGCGGCGACCGCTCATCCGGCTATGAGCTCGCCAAAGAACAGCTGTTCCGTCCGGTTGATGACGTCAACCCGATTGAAGAATTGCGCCAGCTGGAAGAATACATTATGGAAAACGCCAACAAGCTCGGCATCGGCACGATGGGCTTTGGCGGCGAATCGACGCTGCTTGGCTGTAAAATCGGCGTCATGCATCGCATCCCGGCGAGCTTCTTCGTCTCCGTCGCCTACAACTGCTGGGCGTTTCGGCGCATGGGCGTGAAAATCGATCCGGCCACCGGTGAGATCATCGAATGGCTGTACCAAGACGGCGAAGACGTCGATTTTGCAAAAGAGTTGGAAAAAGCGGAATCGGCCGCGGCGCTTGAACAAGGAGAGGCGCGCGTCATCGATCTCGTTCCGCCGCTGTCGGAAGAACAAGTGCGGAAGCTCCGCGTCGGCGACGTCGTCCGCATCAGCGGCGTCATTTACACCGGCCGCGACGCCATTCATAAATATTTGATGGATCACGATGCCCCCGTCGATTTGAACGGGCAAATCATTTACCATTGCGGCCCGGTCATGCTAAAAGACGAAGACGGCCGCTGGCACGCCAAAGCCGCCGGCCCGACGACCAGCATCCGCGAAGAGCCGTATCAAGGCGACATTATGAAAAAATTCGGCGTCCGCGCTGTCATCGGCAAAGGCGGCATGGGCGCAAAGACGCTGCAAGCGTTAAAAGAACACGGCGGCGTGTACTTAAACGCCATCGGCGGCGCGGCCCAATATTATGCGGACTGTATCAAATCAGTCGAAGGCGTGGATCTCATGGAATTTGGCATTCCAGAAGCCATGTGGCATTTGCGTGTTGAAAACTTCACCGCCGTCGTTACGATGGACTCGCACGGCAACAGCTTGCATGAAGACGTTGAAAAGTCATCGCTCGAAAAACTGGCCCAATTCAAAGAACCGGTGTTCAAATAA
- the pdaA gene encoding delta-lactam-biosynthetic de-N-acetylase → MRWLISLVLAIALFPASAFAASNQAIHWGFKRSENHEPPSAGKELDELLAKYDAFYLGDTSEKTIYLTFDNGYENGYTVQILDILKEKHVPAAFFVTGHYLQTAPDLVKRMAAEGHIIGNHSWHHPDLTTASDERVREEFEKVKEKTEELTGQKGMMYLRPPRGIFSERTLSLARELGYYHVFWSLAFVDWQTDRQRGWQYAYDQIMKQIHPGAILLLHSVSKDNADALPKVIDDLRKQGYTFASLDELMAKKMGLHPWLFRP, encoded by the coding sequence ATGAGATGGCTTATTTCTCTCGTTTTAGCGATTGCGCTTTTTCCCGCTTCTGCGTTTGCCGCAAGCAATCAAGCGATCCATTGGGGATTCAAGCGGAGCGAAAACCACGAGCCCCCGTCGGCGGGAAAAGAGCTCGATGAGCTGCTTGCCAAATATGACGCGTTTTATTTAGGCGATACGAGTGAAAAAACGATTTACTTGACGTTTGACAACGGCTATGAAAACGGCTATACGGTGCAAATTTTGGACATCTTGAAAGAAAAACATGTGCCGGCCGCCTTTTTTGTCACCGGCCATTATTTGCAAACCGCGCCTGATTTAGTGAAACGAATGGCTGCCGAAGGACATATCATCGGCAACCATTCGTGGCACCATCCCGATTTAACGACCGCCAGCGATGAGCGGGTGCGCGAAGAGTTCGAAAAAGTCAAGGAAAAGACAGAAGAGCTGACCGGGCAAAAAGGGATGATGTACCTTCGCCCGCCGCGCGGCATTTTCAGCGAACGGACGTTATCTCTCGCCCGCGAGCTCGGCTATTACCACGTCTTTTGGTCGCTGGCGTTCGTCGACTGGCAAACCGACCGTCAGCGCGGCTGGCAATATGCCTATGACCAAATCATGAAACAAATTCACCCAGGCGCGATTTTGTTGCTGCACTCCGTATCGAAAGACAACGCCGACGCGCTGCCGAAGGTGATCGACGACTTGCGAAAACAAGGGTATACGTTTGCCAGCTTAGATGAATTGATGGCGAAAAAGATGGGACTCCATCCGTGGCTGTTTCGCCCATAA